Proteins from one Arthrobacter sp. DNA4 genomic window:
- a CDS encoding aminotransferase class I/II-fold pyridoxal phosphate-dependent enzyme: MHPPRDLSTPLAPAPWQRTALGANLLAPDGGLGVTIFEEMTTLAVQTGAINLGQGFPDEDGPAEIRHAARAAIAAGANQYAPGKGLPELREAVASHQERFYGLAPDPATEVIITTGATEGIAASLLAFAGPGDEVLTFEPFYDSYGAVIGLSGATHTTVPLAAPDFMPDLAAVEAAFSERTRVVLLNNPHNPTGAVFPPAVLQRVVDLAAKHESIIITDEVYEHLTFGVSHIPVATLPGAAARTITISSAGKTFSLTGWKIGWLSGPEELVAAVRTVKQFLTYSSGTPFQAAIAQGLALPDGFYTGIASALEQKRDILSAGLRAAGFDVFTPQGTYFVNVNTAPLGITDALDLARRLPALVGVAAIPVPVFCHPEGAERTRSLLRFAFCKKTEVLEDAAERLATLRGRL, translated from the coding sequence ATGCATCCACCCCGGGATCTTTCCACCCCCCTGGCACCTGCTCCCTGGCAGCGCACCGCGCTCGGAGCAAACCTCCTGGCGCCGGACGGCGGACTCGGAGTCACCATCTTCGAAGAGATGACCACCCTGGCCGTCCAGACGGGCGCCATCAACCTGGGACAGGGCTTCCCCGATGAGGACGGGCCGGCGGAAATCAGGCATGCGGCGCGGGCGGCCATTGCTGCCGGGGCCAACCAGTATGCGCCGGGCAAGGGCCTTCCGGAACTCCGGGAGGCGGTGGCGTCGCACCAGGAGCGCTTTTACGGGCTGGCGCCGGACCCGGCAACGGAAGTCATCATCACTACCGGGGCTACCGAGGGCATCGCCGCCTCCTTGCTGGCGTTCGCCGGGCCGGGCGACGAGGTCCTCACGTTTGAACCGTTCTACGACTCCTACGGCGCGGTGATTGGACTTTCCGGAGCCACCCACACCACCGTCCCCCTGGCGGCCCCGGACTTCATGCCGGACCTGGCCGCGGTGGAGGCAGCCTTCAGCGAACGGACGCGCGTGGTGCTGCTGAACAACCCGCACAATCCCACCGGCGCCGTCTTTCCGCCCGCTGTCCTGCAGCGGGTGGTGGACCTTGCAGCCAAGCACGAAAGCATCATCATCACCGACGAAGTGTACGAGCACCTCACCTTCGGCGTGAGCCATATCCCGGTAGCCACCCTTCCGGGCGCCGCTGCCCGGACCATCACCATTTCCTCCGCCGGCAAGACGTTTTCCCTCACCGGCTGGAAGATCGGCTGGCTGAGCGGCCCCGAGGAGCTGGTCGCGGCGGTCCGAACGGTAAAGCAGTTCCTCACCTACAGTTCAGGCACACCCTTCCAGGCAGCGATCGCCCAGGGACTGGCCCTGCCGGATGGGTTCTACACCGGCATCGCCTCTGCTCTGGAGCAGAAGCGGGACATTCTCAGCGCAGGGCTCCGGGCTGCGGGCTTTGACGTCTTTACTCCGCAGGGAACCTACTTCGTCAATGTAAATACAGCTCCGCTGGGCATCACGGATGCGCTGGACCTGGCCCGGCGACTGCCGGCACTGGTGGGGGTCGCCGCCATCCCAGTTCCGGTCTTCTGCCACCCGGAAGGCGCCGAACGGACACGAAGCCTGCTCCGCTTTGCCTTCTGCAAGAAGACGGAAGTCCTGGAGGATGCCGCCGAGCGGCTGGCAACCCTGCGCGGCAGGCTCTGA
- the coaD gene encoding pantetheine-phosphate adenylyltransferase translates to MRRAVCPGSFDPIHNGHLEVIARAAGLFDEVIVAISTNYAKKYMFTLEERLEMARETLALLKGIVVEPVGEGLLAEYCRQRGVSAIVKGLRSSSDFDYELPMATMNRQLSGVETVFLPAEASYVHLSSTLIKEVAVLGGSVSDYVPRSVHRRMVSGEPSPDQQPKR, encoded by the coding sequence ATGAGACGCGCTGTGTGCCCCGGATCCTTCGACCCCATCCACAACGGCCATCTCGAAGTCATTGCGCGGGCTGCCGGGCTGTTCGACGAGGTTATCGTGGCCATCTCCACCAACTACGCGAAGAAGTACATGTTCACCCTGGAGGAACGGCTGGAAATGGCACGGGAGACCCTGGCGCTGCTCAAGGGCATCGTGGTGGAACCCGTGGGCGAGGGGCTCCTGGCGGAGTACTGCCGCCAGAGGGGCGTCTCCGCCATCGTCAAAGGGCTCCGGTCGTCGTCGGACTTTGACTACGAGCTTCCCATGGCCACCATGAACCGGCAGTTGAGCGGGGTGGAGACAGTTTTCCTCCCGGCAGAGGCCAGCTACGTCCATCTGTCCTCCACCCTGATCAAGGAAGTGGCTGTCCTGGGCGGCAGCGTCTCGGACTATGTGCCCCGGTCGGTGCACCGGCGCATGGTTTCCGGCGAGCCTTCGCCGGATCAGCAGCCGAAGCGGTAG